In Simplicispira sp. 125, one DNA window encodes the following:
- the wrbA gene encoding NAD(P)H:quinone oxidoreductase — protein sequence MSKVLVLYYSSYGHLETMAQAIAEGARAGGASVDVKRVPETVPLEVAKSAHFKLDQAAPVATVAELVNYDAIIIGAPTRFGRMPAQMAAFLDQAGGLWASGALHGKVGAAFTSTATQHGGQEVTLFSIITNLLHFGMVIVGLPYSHQGQMTLDEVVGGSPYGATTIAGGQGQRQPSAIELEGARHQGKLVAETANKLFG from the coding sequence ATGTCCAAAGTCCTTGTCCTGTACTACTCGTCCTACGGCCATCTGGAAACCATGGCCCAGGCCATCGCCGAAGGCGCGCGCGCCGGTGGCGCATCCGTCGATGTGAAGCGCGTTCCCGAGACCGTGCCACTTGAGGTGGCCAAGTCGGCCCACTTCAAGCTCGACCAGGCCGCACCAGTCGCCACCGTCGCGGAGTTGGTCAACTACGACGCCATCATCATTGGTGCCCCGACCCGGTTCGGGCGCATGCCGGCCCAGATGGCGGCGTTTCTGGACCAGGCCGGTGGTTTGTGGGCCAGCGGCGCACTGCATGGCAAGGTGGGCGCCGCGTTCACCTCCACGGCCACCCAGCACGGGGGCCAGGAAGTGACACTCTTCTCGATCATCACCAATTTGCTGCACTTTGGCATGGTCATCGTCGGCCTGCCGTACAGCCACCAGGGCCAGATGACGCTGGATGAAGTGGTGGGCGGCAGCCCCTATGGCGCGACGACCATTGCCGGCGGCCAAGGCCAACGCCAACCCAGCGCGATCGAGCTGGAAGGCGCCCGGCACCAAGGCAAGCTGGTCGCGGAAACAGCCAACAAGTTGTTCGGCTGA
- the mtgA gene encoding monofunctional biosynthetic peptidoglycan transglycosylase: protein MKSLLRWMGLVAFAALALELFFVLRIATMAVLNPESTTFQRSEAWAQITGDGTLRWRQQWVPYAQISSHLKRAVIASEDDGFVNHEGVDWNAIEKAWERNAKAEAQTAKAQTRAPAKVVRAPKIRGGSTITQQLAKNLLLSGERTLVRKGQEFVLTLALEQFLSKERILEIYLNNVEWGNGIFGAEAAARHYFRKSAAQLAPHEAARLAVMLPAPKRFEKMPNSAYLSGRTRTILGRMGSAELP from the coding sequence ATGAAATCCTTGCTGCGCTGGATGGGCCTCGTCGCGTTTGCGGCGCTTGCCCTGGAACTGTTCTTTGTGCTGCGCATCGCCACCATGGCGGTGCTGAATCCCGAATCAACCACCTTCCAGCGCTCCGAAGCCTGGGCCCAGATCACTGGTGATGGCACCCTGCGCTGGCGCCAGCAGTGGGTGCCCTACGCACAGATCAGCAGCCACCTCAAACGCGCCGTGATCGCGTCAGAGGACGACGGCTTCGTCAACCACGAAGGCGTGGACTGGAACGCCATCGAAAAAGCCTGGGAGCGCAACGCCAAGGCCGAAGCGCAAACGGCCAAAGCCCAGACCCGCGCCCCTGCCAAGGTGGTGCGCGCGCCCAAGATTCGGGGTGGCTCCACCATCACCCAGCAACTGGCCAAGAACCTCCTGCTCTCGGGCGAGCGCACCCTGGTGCGCAAGGGCCAGGAGTTTGTGCTCACGCTGGCGCTGGAACAGTTTCTCTCCAAAGAGCGCATCCTGGAGATTTACCTCAACAATGTGGAGTGGGGCAATGGCATCTTCGGCGCCGAGGCTGCCGCCCGGCACTACTTCCGCAAAAGCGCCGCCCAGCTCGCCCCCCATGAAGCAGCCCGCCTGGCCGTGATGCTGCCCGCCCCCAAGCGCTTCGAAAAAATGCCCAACTCGGCCTACCTGTCCGGGCGCACGCGCACCATTCTGGGGCGCATGGGGAGTGCGGAGCTGCCTTGA
- the aroE gene encoding shikimate dehydrogenase → MTLSATSIDQYCVMGNPVEHSRSPWIHARFAELTGQALHYERRLVPLDGFVQALHGFAAAGGRGCNITVPFKLEAAQAATHRSERVQLAGAANTLTFIDGTIHADNTDGLGLVADIERNAGMRLAGRDVLLIGAGGAAAGALGPLLAAGPRSITVANRTVARAQALVQTHAPLALLQKIELLAQSTQALEANFDIIINATASSLAGAEVPVPAGVLRPASLAYDMMYGPAAQGFLDWATQHGAHARDGLGMLVEQAAEAFLVWRGVRPPGSQVLTELRALMASPTAPSH, encoded by the coding sequence ATGACCCTCTCCGCCACATCGATCGACCAGTATTGCGTGATGGGTAACCCGGTAGAGCACAGCCGCTCGCCCTGGATCCATGCCCGCTTTGCCGAGCTGACCGGCCAGGCACTGCACTACGAGCGCCGCCTGGTACCGCTGGACGGCTTTGTCCAGGCGCTGCATGGCTTCGCCGCCGCCGGGGGCCGGGGCTGCAACATCACCGTACCCTTCAAACTCGAAGCCGCGCAGGCCGCCACGCACCGCAGCGAGCGCGTGCAACTGGCAGGCGCCGCCAACACGCTCACCTTCATCGACGGCACCATCCACGCCGACAACACCGACGGTCTGGGCCTGGTGGCCGACATTGAGCGCAACGCAGGCATGCGCCTTGCCGGGCGCGATGTGCTGCTCATCGGCGCAGGCGGCGCCGCCGCCGGTGCCCTGGGCCCGCTGCTGGCCGCCGGGCCGCGCAGCATCACGGTGGCCAACCGCACCGTGGCCCGCGCACAGGCGCTGGTACAAACCCACGCACCGCTTGCATTGCTACAAAAAATAGAGCTACTAGCGCAATCCACACAAGCGTTAGAGGCCAATTTCGACATTATTATTAACGCCACAGCCAGCAGCCTGGCTGGCGCCGAAGTACCCGTACCCGCAGGCGTTCTGCGGCCCGCCAGCCTGGCCTACGACATGATGTACGGCCCCGCCGCGCAGGGCTTTCTGGACTGGGCCACGCAGCACGGCGCGCACGCGCGCGATGGCCTGGGCATGCTGGTGGAGCAGGCGGCCGAGGCCTTCCTGGTCTGGCGTGGCGTGCGCCCACCGGGCAGCCAGGTGCTGACCGAACTGCGCGCACTGATGGCCTCGCCCACAGCCCCATCGCACTAG
- a CDS encoding TonB family protein encodes MKLSAHLLRFSTLQLTLAVSLALHLAVLSVRFIDPEGFNRVFQDTPLEVILVNARSNEAPTKAQAIAQFSLAGGGDAEKGRATSPLPYSAMTSVGDDFEEVQRKTDAMQEEQTQLLAQLRKQIATLPAPDPRKPSQNAEQTAQDERRRQLVKMLAEIEKRINEENARPKKRYISPATREEVYAVYYDQLRRKVEDKGTVNFPESGGQKLYGELVMIVTVNHDGRVLGTEIVQGSGNLRLDRQAEAIAMASGPFGPFGTEMRKKADQIAVVSRFKFTRDQTLETTVR; translated from the coding sequence GTGAAACTATCTGCCCACCTCCTCCGTTTCAGTACGCTGCAATTAACGCTGGCGGTGTCGCTGGCGCTGCACCTTGCCGTGCTGTCCGTGCGCTTTATCGACCCCGAGGGTTTCAACCGCGTGTTCCAGGACACGCCGCTCGAAGTCATCCTGGTCAATGCCCGCTCGAACGAAGCGCCCACCAAGGCCCAGGCCATTGCCCAATTTTCGCTCGCTGGCGGGGGCGATGCTGAAAAAGGCCGCGCCACCAGCCCACTGCCCTATTCGGCCATGACCAGCGTGGGCGACGACTTTGAAGAAGTGCAGCGCAAGACCGATGCCATGCAGGAGGAGCAAACCCAGCTGCTCGCCCAGCTGCGCAAACAGATCGCCACCCTGCCCGCACCCGACCCCCGCAAACCCAGCCAGAATGCCGAGCAGACCGCTCAGGACGAGCGCCGCCGCCAGCTTGTCAAGATGCTGGCCGAGATCGAAAAGCGCATCAACGAAGAAAACGCACGCCCCAAGAAACGCTACATCAGCCCCGCCACACGCGAAGAGGTGTACGCGGTGTACTACGACCAGCTCCGCCGCAAGGTGGAGGACAAGGGTACGGTCAACTTCCCCGAATCCGGCGGTCAGAAGCTCTATGGCGAACTGGTGATGATCGTCACCGTCAACCACGATGGCCGGGTGCTGGGCACCGAAATCGTGCAGGGCTCAGGCAACCTCCGGTTGGATCGCCAGGCCGAAGCCATTGCCATGGCCTCAGGCCCCTTTGGACCCTTTGGTACAGAAATGCGCAAGAAGGCCGACCAGATCGCCGTGGTTTCGCGCTTCAAGTTCACCCGCGACCAGACCCTGGAAACCACCGTGAGGTAA